A stretch of Gossypium hirsutum isolate 1008001.06 chromosome A06, Gossypium_hirsutum_v2.1, whole genome shotgun sequence DNA encodes these proteins:
- the LOC107962839 gene encoding probable WRKY transcription factor 50: protein MSSSNFNPPDSPESDRADQSNFEFPEDWTLDGWLEDYPETIITGPIQFPFNQADEVNNDSARTSGLLQVPENETARERRDVRERFAFKTKSEVEILDDGYRWRKYGKKWVKNSPNPRNYYRCSIDGCPVKKRVERDKEDPSYVITTYEGIHNHRSVS, encoded by the exons ATGTCTAGCAGCAATTTTAATCCGCCCGACTCGCCGGAAAGTGACCGTGCCGACCAATCCAATTTTGAGTTCCCCGAGGACTGGACTCTTGATGGTTGGCTGGAGGATTATCCTGAAACAATCATCACAGGGCCAATTCAGTTTCCTTTTAATCAAGCCGATGAGGTTAATAATGACTCTGCTAGGACTAGCGGCCTCCTTCAAGTACCTG AAAATGAAACTGCGAGGGAAAGGAGGGACGTCAGAGAAAGATTTGCATTCAAGACCAAGTCTGAGGTTGAGATACTGGATGATGGATACAGATGGAGGAAATATGGGAAGAAATGGGTGAAGAATAGTCCAAATCCAAG GAATTACTACAGATGTTCTATTGACGGATGCCCCGTGAAGAAAAGAGTCGAAAGAGATAAAGAGGATCCGAGTTATGTAATTACAACTTACGAGGGGATCCATAATCACCGAAGCGTTTCTTGA